CCAAAGATGCCATTCTTTGAATTCCCACGCTCATACACACACCAGGTTAGCCGTTCCAATGCTCGCAAGATGGGCTGCCAGGCAGATCGGTGTCTTTGCTGTTTTGTTGCTTGCTTATTTGGGAAcaaccttctgttttggttaTTGGCTGTTGGTAGACTTTCCTTTGTTCCCCCTTGGTCTTGCCATGCTTGCATATAGATGTTCAATCCATCTTGAAGATGATCTTCCTTATTCTTCAAGCAAAAGTCAGCAAGTTCAGTGGACTCAGTAAGCGTACTGAAACAATTATGCTCTACATGTTTGGACTTGTATTGTAGATTGTCCATAATTGTTGCATTCCCTCCTTCTTTAAGGAGAATTTTCCTCAATTCTGAATTGTCTTCATGCCTTCTCGAGTCATTAATTTTGAAGGCCTTTGAGATCTCATAGTGAACCAGGAGGTTTAGATGTATCCAAGTCATGGTTCCTTCCTGCAGTTCCCTTTGCTTGATGTTCCCTTCTGCTCTGGTACTGCATTGTTCCCTTACTTTGTTGTAAGTCATGCTTACTGCTCTCTGTTGTTGTAGGGCTCCTACAGCTTGTTGAACACCTGTATGGTACCTAAAACCAAAAGGAATATCAATAATTGTGTCTTCCATGAAATAAAAGAGATTCATTTCACAGTGTATAGATGAGTTTTTAGATGcattttgtttatttcaacATCATCCGCAGACATGGTGTTAAGCAACTCAGAATCTAATGCTTCGTCCCCTAATGATCTCAAGGTTTTGGATTGTTGTTGGACTTGGTTCTCACTAATCTCTTTAGTGAATAAATGCATAGACTCTATTCCCCCGTAACAGTCACTCTTGTTCAGCTCATAGTTTGTTTTCTTCTGTTTTGTAGGAGCAACAATGGTTTTACATGGAGGTAGGGGTATAAGATCTTTTAGTTTCCCTTCATGTTTGATGGTATAGATGTTGGTAAACCCATCATGTAAAGAGTGCCTATCGTGCTGCCATGTTCTTCCTAACAGTATATGACATGCATTCATGTTCACGACATCACACAACATCTCATCATTGTAGGATCCTATAGAGAAGCTAACTAAACACTGCTTCCTTACAAAGCCCTCAGCCTTGCTATCTAACCATTGTAGTTTGTATGGGTTCGGGTGATTACTAGTATTCATGTTTAGATCCTGTACTAACTGATGGCTCACACAGTTGGTCTCGCTTCCCCCATCAATTATAAGGTCGCACACTCTATCCTTCACCCTACACTTGGTCTGAAACACGCTTTGTCTTTGGTCAGTGTGTTTTCCTTTTGGTGTGGCGTGGAAATTTCTTTTTACAAGCAAGTGGTAGCTTCCTTCCTCAGGGTATACTAACTCTCTGTTCTCACCTTCTGACTCACTTCCCTCAGTGTCACTTGGTTCAGTTCTTTGCAAAGTGCCCAGGCTGGTCAATATGTAGGAACCTTTGTGTTCATCTGCTGGTGTGGGTGGTATTATGACCTTCTCCTCCCCATCCTTGGCTACTAGCATAGCCCTATGTCCTCTCTCTCTACTGTGAATCTCAGTCCACTCAATGTTGGTGAATGCTCGTGCATTAGGACACTCATTTCTGTAGTGTCCATGGCCATGACACTTGAAACACATCACATCCTTCATGGGTACGTTGGTTTTGTCCTTGGTTTCGTTGGTTATTGCAGGCTGTGATATTCTACTATTTATGCTGGTTCCTACTCCAACATTTGCTGTAATACCTACTGTGTTAGGCTTAGGGAAAGTAGACTCAAGGGGCTGTGCACAGGTGTTCCTTTTCTTGGAGTATTTTTCATAGGTGAGGGCACTATCACAAGCTGTGTCAAGGGTCAAATGCTGCATCACCTCAAGTTTTTCCCTCAAATCCTCCCTCAGGCCTCCTATGAACTTACCTATTTTCATCTCCTTTGGTTCATTAACATCACAAAGGACAGACAACCTTTCTCACTCTTGAATGTAATCAGCTACTGTTTTATTTCCTTGCCTCAGATTACTCCATTTCACAAACAGATGCTGCCTATATGAGGAGGGTACATACTTCTTCCGGAGGTGTTTCTTCAACTTAGCCCATGTGTTTATCCTCTCCCTGTTCTCCCTCCTTTTTTGCTTCTGAATTCCCTCGAGCCATATGGCAGCTAGCTTTGTTAATTTGATTTTGGCTAACTTGTACTGCTGTTCCTTAGAGGTTTCTTTGAATTCAAAGTATCTCTCCAATCCAGCCTCCCATTCCAAGTAATCTTCAGGGTTATGTGTTGTTCccccaaaatcagaaacatcTAGCCTAAGTGTCTTATCCTCTGGGTTTCTTTCGCGATTGG
The Amaranthus tricolor cultivar Red isolate AtriRed21 chromosome 11, ASM2621246v1, whole genome shotgun sequence DNA segment above includes these coding regions:
- the LOC130826513 gene encoding uncharacterized protein LOC130826513 — encoded protein: MNMDERFAEMALTIQQLAQAVGRIEMNQREGVVPAPNRERNPEDKTLRLDVSDFGGTTHNPEDYLEWEAGLERYFEFKETSKEQQYKLAKIKLTKLAAIWLEGIQKQKRRENRERINTWAKLKKHLRKKYVPSSYRQHLFVKWSNLRQGNKTVADYIQE